In the genome of Leucobacter luti, one region contains:
- a CDS encoding site-specific tyrosine recombinase XerD, whose translation MGVSVALGTQRFLRHVALELGLSENSQAAYRRDLVAYAAWLDEHGITDLAEVTPETLSGYVVDLGDPAHPLAPASITRRLSTVRGMHRFLFEEGLLETHAGSGVRTPKRALRLPKALAVEEVEALLAAAGGSAAAVGGDAAGDSAGAGSAGSDDAVALRDRALLELLYASGARISEVTALDLDDLLAGAGLGEAWVDPEGSLSSGGFLQVTGKGSKQRIVPYGSYAGRALAAYLVRARPQMAAAGSGTPALFLGPRGGRLSRQSAWLVIRAAAERAGITAEVSPHTLRHSFATHLLSGGADVRTVQELLGHSSVTTTQIYTQVTADTLREHYLLAHPRAR comes from the coding sequence ATGGGTGTGAGCGTGGCACTGGGGACGCAGCGGTTCCTGCGCCACGTCGCGCTGGAGCTCGGGCTGTCCGAGAACAGCCAGGCAGCGTACCGCCGCGATCTTGTGGCGTATGCCGCGTGGCTTGACGAGCACGGGATCACTGACCTTGCGGAGGTCACTCCCGAAACCCTCTCCGGCTACGTGGTGGATCTGGGAGATCCGGCGCACCCGTTGGCACCAGCCTCGATCACGCGCAGGCTGTCGACGGTGCGCGGTATGCACCGCTTTCTGTTTGAAGAGGGGCTGCTCGAAACGCACGCCGGGAGCGGTGTGCGTACACCGAAGCGGGCGCTGCGACTGCCGAAGGCGCTTGCAGTCGAAGAGGTCGAGGCGCTGCTCGCCGCTGCTGGCGGCTCTGCGGCTGCCGTCGGAGGCGATGCTGCTGGGGACTCTGCGGGTGCTGGGAGCGCCGGCTCCGACGACGCGGTCGCGCTGCGCGATCGCGCTCTCCTTGAGCTGCTCTACGCGAGCGGTGCGCGCATCAGCGAGGTCACCGCGCTCGATCTCGATGACCTGCTCGCCGGTGCCGGGCTGGGCGAGGCCTGGGTGGACCCGGAGGGGTCCCTCAGCTCAGGCGGCTTCCTGCAAGTGACGGGCAAGGGATCAAAGCAGCGGATCGTGCCATACGGCAGCTACGCCGGGCGAGCGCTCGCCGCATACCTCGTGCGGGCCCGACCCCAGATGGCAGCCGCCGGATCTGGCACTCCCGCACTGTTTCTCGGCCCGCGCGGGGGCAGGCTTTCGCGGCAGAGTGCGTGGCTGGTGATTCGGGCAGCTGCTGAGCGGGCGGGGATCACCGCGGAAGTGTCGCCGCACACCCTGCGGCACTCGTTCGCGACCCACCTGCTCTCCGGTGGGGCCGATGTGCGCACTGTGCAGGAGCTTCTGGGGCACTCTTCGGTGACGACCACCCAGATCTATACGCAGGTGACAGCGGATACGCTGCGCGAGCACTATCTGCTCGCGCACCCGCGCGCTCGCTAG
- a CDS encoding NUDIX hydrolase, with protein MSSEPTAGNEQLADEPADVVVLDSELLVRGHVWDVRRERFQFGGTELVRDYLDHPGAVAVLALDAEDRVLLIQQYRHAIGHRDWEIPAGLMDMPGESGLAGAQRELAEEADLRAESWGILLDLFLSPGGTSEAMRIFLARDVHEVTHDFVRSEEEAELVPRWVPLEDAVAAALDGRIQNAVTASAVLAAAAARASGWSTLRDPELQWTAREAARGERSS; from the coding sequence GTGAGTAGCGAGCCCACTGCGGGCAACGAGCAGCTCGCTGACGAGCCGGCCGACGTGGTCGTGCTCGACAGCGAGCTGCTCGTGCGCGGGCACGTCTGGGACGTGCGCCGCGAGCGATTCCAGTTCGGCGGCACCGAGCTCGTGCGCGACTACCTCGATCACCCTGGTGCCGTCGCCGTCCTCGCGCTCGACGCTGAGGATCGCGTGCTGCTCATTCAGCAGTACCGGCACGCGATCGGCCATCGCGACTGGGAGATTCCCGCCGGCCTCATGGATATGCCGGGCGAATCCGGGCTGGCCGGAGCACAGCGAGAGCTCGCAGAGGAAGCCGACCTCCGCGCCGAATCGTGGGGGATTCTGCTGGATCTCTTCCTCTCGCCGGGAGGCACCAGTGAGGCGATGCGGATTTTCCTCGCGCGCGACGTCCACGAGGTGACCCACGATTTCGTGCGCTCAGAGGAAGAGGCTGAACTCGTGCCGCGCTGGGTGCCGCTCGAGGATGCGGTCGCAGCGGCACTCGACGGGCGGATCCAGAACGCCGTGACCGCAAGTGCCGTGCTGGCAGCGGCCGCCGCTCGGGCGAGCGGCTGGTCGACGCTGCGGGATCCGGAACTGCAGTGGACGGCACGTGAAGCCGCCCGGGGAGAGCGCTCCTCCTGA
- a CDS encoding HAD-IIA family hydrolase, producing MSLFGRKAAPLGAAPIEGRELLLADLDGVVYRGPGAIPGAVAELNRAGEHTRLGYITNNASRTDAAVAGHLRELGLNAAPDDVVTSPQAAVALLRETVAPGALVFVIGGEGLTDELAKAGYRVTRSADDQPDAVLQGFAPEVGWVHLAEAAFALAEQPGRDPLPWIATNTDWTIPVARGLAPGNGTLVSAVHTAVQRLPVFAGKPETPIFEAAFERFGTRNALMIGDRLDTDMKGARAAGIPSLHVLTGVDRPKQLVAASKDMHPDYIVATLAELHEPYPETVQRKDGSMQVGSARVGMDGHVVRIDAEGDSRINLLRAGCAAIWNSGLAIYGLRVPEILYEDHWV from the coding sequence GTGAGCCTGTTCGGACGCAAAGCCGCTCCGCTGGGGGCCGCACCGATTGAGGGCCGTGAGCTGTTGCTCGCGGACCTCGACGGTGTGGTCTACCGCGGCCCCGGGGCGATCCCGGGCGCTGTGGCTGAGCTGAATCGAGCCGGTGAGCACACCCGTCTGGGCTACATCACGAACAACGCTTCACGGACCGATGCCGCGGTCGCTGGGCACTTGCGTGAACTGGGCCTGAATGCCGCGCCTGACGACGTGGTGACCTCCCCTCAAGCAGCGGTCGCTCTATTGCGTGAAACCGTGGCACCCGGAGCGCTCGTATTCGTCATCGGAGGCGAGGGCCTCACTGATGAGCTGGCCAAGGCCGGCTATCGCGTGACACGCAGCGCAGACGACCAGCCTGACGCCGTGTTGCAGGGCTTCGCGCCTGAGGTGGGCTGGGTGCATCTGGCCGAGGCGGCTTTTGCGCTCGCCGAGCAGCCGGGACGCGATCCGCTGCCCTGGATTGCGACGAACACGGACTGGACGATCCCCGTTGCACGTGGCCTCGCGCCGGGCAACGGCACCCTCGTCTCGGCCGTCCATACCGCGGTGCAGCGGCTCCCCGTGTTCGCGGGCAAGCCGGAGACACCGATCTTCGAGGCGGCGTTTGAGCGTTTCGGTACGCGCAACGCTCTCATGATCGGCGATCGGCTGGACACCGATATGAAGGGGGCCCGCGCGGCCGGGATTCCCTCACTGCACGTGCTCACAGGAGTGGACCGCCCCAAGCAGCTCGTCGCGGCGTCGAAAGACATGCACCCTGACTACATTGTCGCAACGCTCGCGGAGCTCCATGAGCCGTACCCTGAAACGGTGCAGCGCAAGGACGGGAGTATGCAGGTCGGCTCCGCTCGGGTGGGCATGGACGGCCATGTCGTGCGCATCGATGCCGAGGGGGATTCGCGGATCAATCTGCTGCGCGCAGGCTGCGCGGCGATCTGGAACTCTGGCCTGGCAATCTACGGCCTCCGCGTCCCAGAAATCCTCTACGAAGATCACTGGGTCTAA
- a CDS encoding ParA family protein: MAKKQVDLGPTGRPERIIPAPAKLERHGPARIIAMCNQKGGVGKTTSTINLAAALARYGRRVLAVDFDPQGALSAGLGVPAHDVVTIYDLMLGKVKDPHEAIQHTGTPGLDVIPANIDLSAAEVHLVSEVAREQILGGVLRKVVDDYDVILVDCQPSLGLLTVNALTASHGVLIPLACEYFALRGVALLVETVEKVKDRLNPALELDGILATMYDPRTLHAREVLERVVDTFGDKVFDTVIGRTVKLPDAQIAAKSVLDYAPANAASEAYLKLARELVQRGAVA; the protein is encoded by the coding sequence ATGGCGAAGAAACAGGTCGATCTGGGACCGACCGGTCGGCCAGAGCGCATCATCCCTGCGCCCGCAAAGCTGGAGCGTCACGGACCGGCGCGAATCATTGCGATGTGCAACCAAAAGGGCGGGGTCGGAAAGACCACGAGCACCATCAATCTGGCTGCAGCACTCGCCAGGTACGGACGGCGCGTCCTCGCCGTCGACTTTGACCCGCAGGGAGCCCTGTCGGCAGGCCTCGGCGTGCCAGCGCACGACGTGGTCACGATCTACGACCTGATGCTCGGCAAAGTGAAGGATCCGCACGAGGCGATCCAGCACACGGGCACTCCCGGTCTCGACGTGATCCCCGCGAACATCGACCTCTCGGCAGCCGAGGTTCATCTCGTCTCCGAGGTCGCTCGCGAGCAGATCCTCGGCGGCGTGCTGCGCAAGGTCGTGGACGATTACGACGTGATCCTTGTCGATTGCCAGCCCTCCCTCGGCCTCCTCACCGTCAACGCGCTGACCGCGAGCCACGGCGTGCTGATCCCGCTGGCCTGTGAATACTTCGCCCTCCGCGGAGTCGCTCTGCTTGTCGAGACGGTCGAGAAGGTGAAGGATCGCCTGAACCCGGCGCTCGAACTCGACGGCATCCTCGCGACGATGTACGACCCGCGCACGCTGCACGCCCGCGAGGTACTGGAGCGGGTCGTCGACACCTTCGGTGACAAGGTCTTCGACACCGTGATCGGTCGCACCGTGAAGCTGCCCGACGCGCAGATCGCCGCGAAGTCGGTGCTCGACTACGCGCCGGCCAATGCGGCCTCCGAGGCGTATCTGAAGCTGGCGCGAGAGCTCGTGCAGCGGGGCGCGGTCGCCTAA
- a CDS encoding NAD kinase, giving the protein MTTTVPDGAPRRFLIVSHTHREEAIAATVAAVTALHAAGVVTVFDADDRDEFAPHLDVSQIARLGVDVAVTQLEAAIVLGGDGTILRAAELLRGSQCPIVGVNLGHVGFLAEMESFDLASTIDRVLRRDYTVEERLTLDVSATCDGEVIADTWALNEASVEKRRRMLEVEIGVDGLPVSSFACDGMVIATPTGSTAYAFSAGGPVVWPGVQAMLMVPIAAHALFNRPLVTGTDSVLSVRILPQNVGPGVLWCDGRRRTELPAGSIIRVRQSTLSVRLARLSAAPFSDRLVRKFHLPVSGWRGNGREVQA; this is encoded by the coding sequence ATGACCACCACGGTGCCAGACGGGGCCCCTCGCCGCTTTCTCATCGTCTCCCACACGCACCGCGAAGAAGCCATCGCCGCAACTGTGGCCGCTGTCACCGCGCTGCACGCCGCAGGCGTCGTCACGGTCTTTGACGCTGACGATCGCGATGAGTTCGCCCCGCACCTCGACGTCTCGCAGATCGCCCGGCTGGGAGTCGACGTTGCGGTCACGCAGCTTGAAGCTGCGATCGTGCTCGGAGGCGATGGCACGATTCTCCGCGCCGCCGAGCTGCTCCGCGGATCGCAGTGCCCCATCGTCGGAGTCAACCTCGGCCACGTCGGGTTCCTTGCCGAGATGGAGAGTTTCGACCTCGCGTCGACGATCGATCGAGTGCTGCGCCGTGATTACACCGTGGAGGAGCGACTGACCCTCGATGTCAGCGCTACCTGCGATGGCGAGGTGATCGCGGACACCTGGGCTCTGAACGAGGCGAGCGTCGAGAAGCGTCGCCGCATGCTCGAGGTCGAGATCGGGGTAGACGGGCTCCCAGTCTCCTCCTTTGCCTGCGACGGCATGGTGATTGCAACGCCGACGGGATCCACGGCGTACGCCTTCTCAGCCGGCGGTCCGGTCGTGTGGCCCGGTGTGCAGGCCATGCTGATGGTCCCGATCGCGGCACACGCACTCTTCAACCGGCCGCTCGTAACCGGCACCGACTCAGTGCTGAGCGTTCGGATCCTGCCCCAGAACGTCGGCCCTGGGGTGCTGTGGTGCGATGGGCGACGGCGGACTGAACTGCCAGCTGGATCGATTATTCGGGTGCGGCAGTCAACACTCTCCGTGCGGCTCGCCCGGCTGAGTGCTGCGCCGTTCTCCGATCGGCTCGTGCGGAAGTTCCATCTTCCCGTGTCAGGTTGGCGCGGCAACGGACGCGAGGTGCAGGCATGA
- a CDS encoding ScpA family protein — translation MAALDTNQEPGVRDASGDTSAPQSTAGDEFRVSLEVFDGPFDLLLNLVGKHELDITEVSLSLVTDEFISYLATFEGQGIAELDRASEFLVVAATLLDLKIASLLPQGEAVDAEDIALLEARDLLFARLLQYRAFKQASAWFRTQLAAEESRHPRLVPLDAKYRERTPELVWTLSLADFTAIAALACAPREIPTIGLDHLHAPLVSIREQAAIIVSSLRSGGARSFRELIAGVTEPGVVVARFLAILELYRRAAVTFEQAEPLGELLVQWTGESWSDDELATLGNDYD, via the coding sequence ATGGCAGCGCTCGACACGAACCAGGAGCCGGGCGTGCGCGATGCGTCCGGAGACACGAGCGCGCCACAATCCACCGCAGGCGATGAGTTCCGCGTCTCGCTTGAAGTGTTCGACGGGCCGTTCGACCTGCTGCTCAACCTCGTCGGAAAGCACGAACTCGATATCACTGAGGTCTCACTGAGCCTCGTCACTGACGAGTTCATCTCCTACCTTGCGACCTTCGAGGGGCAGGGAATCGCTGAACTCGATCGCGCCTCCGAATTCCTCGTCGTTGCCGCCACGCTGCTCGATCTCAAGATCGCGAGCCTCCTGCCGCAGGGTGAAGCGGTTGACGCTGAAGACATCGCGCTGCTCGAGGCGCGCGACCTCCTGTTCGCGCGGCTGCTGCAGTACCGCGCGTTCAAACAGGCGAGCGCCTGGTTCCGCACTCAGCTGGCAGCTGAGGAATCGCGCCATCCGCGGCTCGTGCCGCTCGATGCGAAGTACCGCGAGCGCACGCCAGAACTCGTGTGGACGCTCTCGCTCGCCGACTTCACGGCGATCGCCGCTCTCGCCTGCGCCCCGCGCGAGATCCCGACTATCGGCCTCGATCACCTCCACGCTCCGCTGGTCTCGATCCGGGAGCAGGCGGCGATAATCGTCTCTTCCCTTCGCTCGGGCGGCGCACGGAGCTTCCGCGAACTCATTGCGGGGGTGACAGAACCCGGTGTGGTCGTCGCCCGCTTCCTCGCAATCCTTGAGCTCTACCGTCGCGCTGCAGTCACCTTCGAGCAGGCAGAGCCGCTCGGCGAGTTGCTCGTGCAGTGGACGGGCGAGAGCTGGTCCGACGATGAACTCGCAACACTGGGGAATGACTATGACTGA
- a CDS encoding AI-2E family transporter, giving the protein MVKIFGRRRHRGGTTTPDLGADAATKAEYLDSHPAVVHADIEQMDADTREMYRDAREAALDAHEERAKTQQREFVVRNPFQLGFTVTLGVLVAMLFGGMIEQLSTIIMYVVAALFVALGLDPVVRWLERKGLGRGLGIGVVFGGFVVVIAALLAVVIPMIANQISLLVRSAPTLFRDITHQQWFIDLNENFGKFVDFDGLLKMGQDLVSKPENWAQVAGGVWQAGIGIANGLTAGLIVLILTLYFLASLRTIKRAFYTLVPRSGRAKVMDITEQVTKSVGGYVSGMVVLAFINATLGFIMMTIVGVPFAGLVAVGVFLLAMIPLIGSVVATVLVSTVALFDSPMTAIIAAAYYLVYMQIESYVLTPRIMNRVVSVPGALVVIGALAGGALLGLLGALISIPVTAMVLMIIKQVWVPRQELR; this is encoded by the coding sequence ATGGTGAAGATCTTCGGACGACGGCGGCATCGGGGAGGCACGACCACCCCAGATCTCGGGGCGGACGCGGCGACGAAGGCTGAGTACCTTGATTCGCATCCCGCCGTGGTGCACGCGGACATCGAGCAGATGGATGCGGACACGCGTGAGATGTATCGCGACGCGCGCGAGGCCGCGCTTGACGCACACGAGGAGCGGGCAAAAACGCAGCAGCGTGAATTCGTGGTGCGCAACCCGTTCCAGCTCGGCTTCACGGTCACCCTGGGTGTGCTCGTGGCCATGCTCTTCGGCGGGATGATCGAGCAGCTTTCGACGATCATCATGTACGTGGTGGCTGCGCTGTTCGTCGCACTCGGGCTGGATCCCGTGGTGCGGTGGCTCGAGCGGAAGGGGCTCGGTCGCGGGCTCGGCATCGGGGTCGTATTCGGTGGGTTTGTTGTCGTGATTGCCGCGCTCCTGGCGGTCGTGATTCCAATGATCGCGAATCAGATCTCGTTGCTCGTGCGCAGCGCCCCCACACTGTTTCGCGACATTACGCACCAGCAGTGGTTCATTGATCTGAACGAGAACTTCGGCAAGTTCGTTGACTTCGACGGCCTGCTCAAAATGGGGCAAGATCTTGTCAGCAAGCCGGAGAACTGGGCGCAGGTTGCAGGCGGAGTCTGGCAGGCCGGTATCGGCATCGCGAACGGGCTCACCGCAGGCCTGATCGTCCTGATCCTCACCCTCTACTTCCTCGCGTCGCTGCGCACAATCAAGCGCGCCTTCTACACGCTCGTACCGCGCTCAGGGCGTGCGAAGGTGATGGATATCACCGAGCAGGTCACGAAGTCCGTCGGTGGGTACGTCAGCGGCATGGTGGTGCTTGCATTCATCAACGCCACGCTCGGCTTCATCATGATGACGATCGTCGGGGTACCGTTCGCGGGCCTTGTGGCGGTCGGAGTGTTCCTGCTCGCCATGATCCCACTCATCGGGTCTGTGGTGGCAACCGTGCTGGTGTCGACAGTCGCGCTGTTCGACTCGCCGATGACCGCGATCATCGCAGCGGCGTACTACCTGGTCTACATGCAGATCGAGTCGTATGTGCTCACGCCACGCATCATGAACCGCGTGGTGAGTGTGCCTGGTGCCCTCGTCGTGATCGGTGCCCTCGCCGGCGGCGCCCTCTTGGGCCTGCTCGGCGCGCTGATCTCCATCCCGGTCACGGCAATGGTGCTCATGATCATCAAGCAGGTGTGGGTTCCGCGGCAAGAGCTGCGGTAG
- a CDS encoding CTP synthase, giving the protein MGTEQRTDQARTTKHIFVTGGVVSSLGKGLTAASLGNLLTARGLHVVMQKLDPYLNVDPGTMNPFQHGEVFVTDDGAETDLDIGHYERFLGINLSQAANVTTGQIYQQVIAKERRGEYLGDTVQVIPHITNEIKRRMRLQSNEVPQPDVIITEVGGTVGDIESQPFLESARQVRHELGRGNVFFVHVSLVPFMGASGEQKTKPTQHSVAALRSIGIQPDALVLRSDRPVTEDNLRKIALMCDVEERAVINAIDVPSIYDLPTLLNDQELDSIIVKSLGLSERATDVDWTGWQPVLDAVHNPKGEVTLALVGKYIDLPDAYLSVTEALRAGGFAHSTKVNLRWVPSDNCETAEGAREALGDVDGICVPGGFGIRGIEGKLGALRFARENGIPTLGLCLGLQCMVIEYARNVTGLEGASSTEFDPETPVPVIATMAEQVDIIDGGDLGGTMRLGLYEAALAEGSLAAKLYGAPTATERHRHRYEVNNRYREQIAQSGLSFSGTSPDGELVEYVELPADQHPFYIATQAHPELRSRPGTPHPLFAGLVGAAIERRDAARLFDGDAEVASGE; this is encoded by the coding sequence GTGGGAACAGAGCAGCGCACGGACCAGGCCCGTACTACAAAGCACATCTTTGTGACCGGGGGTGTCGTCTCCTCTCTCGGTAAAGGATTGACGGCAGCAAGCCTCGGCAATCTTCTGACGGCACGTGGGCTCCACGTCGTCATGCAGAAGCTTGACCCGTATCTGAATGTGGATCCGGGCACGATGAACCCGTTCCAGCACGGCGAAGTGTTCGTGACGGATGACGGGGCAGAGACCGATCTTGATATCGGACACTACGAGCGATTCCTCGGGATCAACCTGTCGCAGGCGGCCAACGTCACGACGGGGCAGATCTACCAGCAGGTCATCGCCAAGGAGCGCCGCGGCGAATACCTCGGGGACACGGTCCAGGTGATCCCGCACATCACGAACGAGATCAAGCGCCGGATGCGCCTGCAGTCGAACGAGGTGCCTCAGCCCGACGTGATCATCACCGAGGTCGGCGGCACAGTAGGCGACATCGAATCGCAGCCCTTCCTTGAGTCGGCACGCCAGGTGCGGCACGAGCTCGGCCGAGGCAACGTGTTCTTCGTGCACGTCTCACTCGTGCCCTTCATGGGCGCCTCGGGGGAGCAGAAGACGAAACCGACGCAGCACTCCGTTGCCGCGCTGCGCTCGATCGGAATCCAGCCGGACGCGCTCGTGCTCCGCAGCGACCGCCCCGTGACCGAGGACAACCTCCGCAAGATCGCGCTCATGTGCGACGTCGAAGAGCGCGCTGTGATCAACGCGATCGACGTGCCGAGCATCTACGACCTGCCTACGCTGCTGAACGACCAGGAGCTCGACTCGATCATCGTTAAGTCGCTGGGGCTCTCGGAGCGCGCGACCGATGTCGATTGGACGGGGTGGCAGCCGGTGCTCGACGCCGTGCACAACCCGAAGGGCGAGGTCACTCTCGCGCTCGTCGGCAAGTACATTGATCTTCCCGATGCGTACCTCTCAGTCACGGAAGCGCTGCGGGCCGGAGGCTTCGCACACTCCACCAAGGTGAACCTGCGCTGGGTGCCCTCGGACAACTGTGAGACGGCGGAGGGCGCACGTGAGGCGCTCGGCGACGTCGACGGCATCTGCGTTCCCGGCGGGTTCGGGATCCGCGGCATCGAGGGCAAACTCGGCGCACTCCGCTTCGCCCGCGAGAACGGCATCCCCACGCTCGGCCTGTGCCTCGGACTGCAGTGCATGGTGATCGAGTATGCGCGCAACGTGACGGGCCTCGAAGGCGCTTCGTCTACTGAGTTCGATCCGGAGACACCGGTTCCAGTGATCGCGACGATGGCTGAGCAGGTCGACATTATCGATGGTGGCGACCTGGGAGGCACCATGCGTCTGGGCCTGTATGAGGCTGCGCTCGCTGAAGGCTCCCTTGCAGCCAAGCTCTACGGAGCTCCGACGGCGACCGAGCGTCACCGCCACCGCTACGAGGTGAACAACCGCTACCGCGAGCAGATCGCCCAGTCCGGACTGTCGTTCTCCGGCACGAGCCCCGACGGCGAGCTTGTCGAGTACGTCGAATTGCCGGCCGACCAGCATCCGTTCTATATCGCGACGCAGGCGCATCCCGAGTTGCGCTCGCGCCCCGGCACTCCGCATCCTCTGTTCGCGGGCCTCGTCGGTGCCGCGATCGAGCGCCGGGACGCCGCACGCCTGTTCGATGGCGATGCTGAGGTCGCCAGCGGTGAGTAG
- a CDS encoding TlyA family RNA methyltransferase: protein MASDPTAIWDGDPTRLDRVLPELGLARSRSRATELIAAGGVTVDAKPATKPGLRVMPGTRITVAGDDHYVGRAAHKLIAALDTFGVPVDGTTALDIGASTGGFTQVLLERGARAVQAIDVGRDQLAPQLRADSRVHLVEGRNARELTADNLAADTGIPEQPTLVVADLSFISLSLVFPAIARVAATEAHLVLLIKPQFEVGRVRDGVVTSPELWAEAIRIVLRAAAEHGFTAQGLAPSPIAGGMGNREFLAHFVRGSDPHPTEWEGRIAELSAVPQPAPGNLPGRVEGAQ from the coding sequence GTGGCGTCTGACCCCACCGCAATCTGGGACGGGGATCCCACGCGCCTGGACCGTGTGCTCCCCGAGCTCGGACTTGCCCGTTCTCGCAGCCGCGCCACCGAGCTCATCGCTGCGGGCGGCGTGACGGTCGACGCAAAGCCCGCGACAAAGCCGGGCCTGCGCGTCATGCCCGGCACTCGGATCACCGTCGCGGGCGATGACCACTATGTCGGCCGCGCCGCCCACAAGCTGATCGCCGCGCTCGACACCTTTGGGGTGCCCGTCGACGGCACCACAGCCCTCGATATCGGTGCGTCCACGGGCGGCTTTACCCAGGTCCTTCTTGAACGCGGGGCGCGCGCCGTGCAGGCGATTGATGTCGGCAGAGACCAGCTTGCGCCACAGCTGCGCGCCGACTCCCGAGTGCACCTCGTCGAGGGGCGCAACGCTCGCGAGCTCACGGCGGACAATCTCGCAGCGGATACGGGGATTCCGGAACAGCCCACCCTCGTGGTAGCCGATCTCTCGTTCATCTCGCTCTCGCTTGTATTCCCCGCAATTGCGCGCGTCGCGGCGACCGAGGCGCATCTGGTGCTGCTGATTAAGCCTCAGTTTGAGGTCGGACGTGTGCGCGACGGCGTGGTCACCTCGCCCGAGCTGTGGGCAGAGGCGATCCGGATCGTGCTGCGTGCGGCGGCTGAGCATGGCTTCACCGCGCAGGGCCTCGCACCGTCCCCGATTGCGGGAGGCATGGGCAACCGTGAATTCCTGGCACACTTTGTGCGCGGATCGGATCCCCATCCGACAGAATGGGAAGGGCGAATCGCGGAGCTCAGTGCAGTGCCGCAGCCCGCTCCCGGGAACCTCCCGGGGCGAGTGGAGGGAGCGCAATGA